The following are encoded in a window of Arthrobacter sp. OAP107 genomic DNA:
- a CDS encoding ScpA family protein: MTAEPAAPPAEARRSGFEVRLANFSGPFDLLLGLITKHQLDITEVALATVTDEFIRYIRNLQELGEEWALDEASEFLVIAATLLDLKAARLLPAGEVEDDDDIALLEARDLLFARLLQYKAFKQVAALMDATLELEARRYPRQVALEEHFAAMLPELVWKHSPAQFAALAEAALKPKDPAPTEVGVAHLHGSAVSVREQAELIGLRLQDGRPLTFRALIADAESTLVVVARFLALLELFRDQVVAFDQLAPLGDLTVRWTAAGTGWTAEHLSEEYEDQQ; encoded by the coding sequence ATGACCGCAGAGCCGGCAGCGCCCCCCGCCGAGGCCAGGCGGTCCGGCTTCGAAGTACGCCTGGCCAACTTCAGCGGACCCTTCGACCTCCTGCTGGGTCTGATCACCAAACACCAGCTGGACATCACCGAGGTGGCCCTTGCCACGGTCACCGACGAGTTCATCCGGTACATCCGTAACCTGCAGGAGCTGGGGGAGGAGTGGGCGCTTGACGAAGCCAGCGAGTTCCTCGTCATCGCAGCCACGCTGCTGGACCTGAAGGCAGCTCGCCTGCTGCCCGCAGGCGAGGTGGAGGACGACGACGACATCGCCCTCCTCGAGGCACGTGACCTTCTCTTTGCCCGGCTGCTGCAGTACAAGGCCTTCAAGCAGGTCGCCGCGCTGATGGACGCCACACTGGAACTCGAAGCCCGGCGCTATCCGCGGCAGGTCGCCCTCGAGGAACACTTCGCGGCCATGCTGCCGGAACTGGTCTGGAAGCACAGCCCCGCACAGTTCGCGGCGTTGGCTGAGGCGGCACTGAAGCCCAAGGACCCGGCGCCGACGGAGGTGGGAGTGGCCCACCTGCACGGGAGCGCGGTGAGCGTCCGCGAGCAGGCCGAGCTGATTGGGCTGAGGCTGCAGGACGGCAGACCCCTGACCTTCCGGGCCCTGATAGCCGACGCCGAATCCACGCTTGTTGTGGTGGCCCGCTTCCTGGCATTGCTGGAGCTGTTCAGGGACCAGGTGGTGGCCTTCGACCAGCTGGCGCCGCTGGGGGACCTGACAGTGCGGTGGACTGCGGCCGGCACCGGCTGGACCGCGGAGCACCTGAGCGAGGAATACGAGGACCAGCAATGA
- a CDS encoding AAA family ATPase yields the protein MSSEQGSATLEGTELDLEDAVMGPTGRPHRDFPEPAPLSSHGPARVIAMVNQKGGVGKTTSTINLAAALAEYGRRVLLVDFDPQGALSAGLGVNPHELDLTVYNVLMDRKIDIREAIHQTGVENVDLLPANIDLSAAEVQLVNEVAREQVLDRALKKVEDEYDVVLIDCQPSLGLLTVNALTAAHGVIIPLICEFFALRAVALLVETIDKVQDRLNPRLQVDGVLATMYDARTLHSREVISRLVEAFGDKVFETVIKRSIKFADATVAAEPITSYAGNHVGADAYRRLAKELISRGGAP from the coding sequence GTGAGCAGCGAACAGGGTTCAGCAACTCTGGAAGGCACGGAACTCGACCTGGAAGACGCCGTCATGGGTCCCACAGGCCGCCCCCACCGCGATTTTCCGGAGCCCGCGCCGCTGTCCTCCCATGGACCGGCCCGCGTTATAGCCATGGTTAACCAGAAGGGCGGGGTGGGTAAGACCACCTCCACCATCAACCTCGCCGCAGCACTGGCCGAATACGGCCGCCGCGTGCTTTTAGTGGACTTCGACCCGCAGGGCGCACTGTCCGCCGGGCTCGGCGTCAACCCCCACGAACTCGATCTGACCGTCTACAACGTCCTGATGGACCGCAAGATCGACATCCGCGAAGCCATCCACCAGACCGGCGTGGAGAACGTGGACCTGCTGCCCGCCAACATCGACCTCTCTGCGGCGGAAGTCCAGCTCGTCAACGAGGTGGCCCGCGAACAGGTCCTCGACCGTGCGCTGAAGAAGGTGGAGGACGAGTACGACGTCGTGCTCATCGACTGCCAGCCTTCCCTCGGCCTGCTCACCGTCAACGCCCTCACCGCGGCCCACGGCGTGATCATCCCGCTTATCTGCGAGTTCTTTGCCCTGCGCGCGGTGGCCCTGCTGGTCGAAACCATCGACAAGGTCCAGGACCGCCTCAACCCGCGGCTGCAGGTAGACGGCGTGCTGGCCACGATGTACGACGCCCGGACGCTGCACAGCCGCGAGGTCATCAGCCGCCTGGTGGAAGCCTTCGGGGACAAGGTCTTCGAAACCGTCATCAAGCGCTCCATCAAGTTCGCCGATGCGACCGTGGCCGCCGAGCCCATCACGAGCTACGCCGGAAACCACGTCGGTGCCGACGCCTACCGCCGCCTGGCCAAGGAACTGATTTCGCGCGGCGGCGCGCCCTAG
- a CDS encoding cation:dicarboxylase symporter family transporter translates to MASQRGESATPAKAGRKGLDKSHYLYMAVIAAVILGALVGLLFPEVGKSLKPLGDGFIKLIKMMIGPVIFCTIVLGIGSIAKAATVGKVGGLALGYFIVMSTFALAIGLVVGNIIHPGEGLELAPYDPNKKAATDSTVDFLLGIIPGDIPVLPTLLAAILVGFALQKMGPQGAPILKAIGYGQALVFRILIMIMWLAPVGAFGAIAAVVGATGFQAIISMFTLMIAFYITCALFIVVILGGLLQVVTGVNIFKLMRYLAREYLLIFSTSSSEAALPRLIAKMEHLGVSKPVVGVTVPTGYSFNLDGTAIYLTMASLFVANAMGTPLDLGAQISLLVFMIIASKGAAGVTGAGLATLAAGLQAHQPALLGGVGMIVGIDRFMSEARALTNFTGNAVATLLVGTWVKEVDGEQVNRVLSGEAPFDERTMEAHQHGRLATPEPAVEARA, encoded by the coding sequence ATGGCTTCTCAACGAGGAGAGTCGGCAACGCCGGCTAAAGCCGGGCGTAAGGGTCTCGACAAGTCCCATTACCTGTACATGGCGGTTATCGCCGCGGTCATTCTCGGAGCCCTGGTGGGACTGCTGTTCCCCGAGGTCGGAAAATCACTTAAGCCCCTCGGTGACGGCTTCATCAAGCTGATCAAGATGATGATCGGCCCCGTTATCTTCTGCACCATCGTGCTGGGCATCGGCTCCATCGCCAAGGCCGCCACCGTCGGCAAGGTCGGCGGGCTGGCACTTGGCTACTTCATCGTGATGTCCACGTTCGCACTGGCAATCGGCCTCGTCGTCGGCAACATCATCCACCCGGGTGAAGGGCTGGAGCTCGCACCGTACGACCCCAACAAGAAGGCCGCCACGGACAGCACCGTCGACTTCCTGCTGGGCATTATTCCCGGGGACATTCCGGTGCTTCCCACCCTGCTCGCCGCCATCCTCGTCGGCTTCGCGCTCCAGAAGATGGGCCCGCAGGGCGCGCCGATCCTGAAGGCGATCGGCTACGGCCAGGCCCTGGTGTTCCGCATCCTGATCATGATCATGTGGCTTGCCCCCGTGGGTGCCTTCGGCGCCATCGCCGCGGTAGTCGGCGCCACCGGCTTCCAGGCCATCATCAGCATGTTCACCCTGATGATCGCGTTCTACATCACGTGTGCGCTGTTCATCGTCGTTATTCTCGGCGGCCTGCTGCAGGTGGTCACGGGCGTGAACATCTTCAAGCTCATGAGGTACCTGGCCCGTGAATATCTGCTGATCTTCTCGACGTCGTCCTCGGAAGCCGCACTGCCGCGCCTCATCGCCAAGATGGAGCACCTGGGCGTTTCCAAGCCGGTTGTCGGCGTGACGGTCCCCACCGGCTACTCCTTCAACCTGGACGGCACGGCCATCTACCTGACCATGGCGTCACTCTTCGTAGCCAACGCCATGGGAACACCGCTGGACCTGGGCGCGCAGATCTCCCTGCTGGTCTTCATGATCATCGCCTCCAAGGGCGCGGCCGGCGTTACCGGCGCCGGACTGGCCACACTGGCCGCCGGCCTGCAGGCCCACCAGCCGGCGCTGCTGGGCGGCGTGGGCATGATCGTGGGCATCGACCGCTTCATGTCGGAGGCCCGTGCACTGACCAACTTCACCGGCAACGCCGTCGCCACCCTGCTGGTCGGCACCTGGGTCAAGGAGGTCGACGGCGAACAGGTCAACCGGGTGCTCTCCGGCGAGGCTCCATTCGACGAGCGGACAATGGAGGCGCACCAGCACGGCAGGCTGGCAACGCCTGAACCCGCCGTGGAGGCCAGAGCCTAA
- a CDS encoding sensor histidine kinase, with the protein MIHRWSIARRLFVANLLFMLALTAIVGTAVFVDARDRAYEEAGRRMGALATSIADNPLVLQAAGTGNPSAQLQPYALKVMADSGADFITIMAPDRTRWTHPLNQELGRPYIGSIEQALQGRVFTEITAGTLGPSVRTIAPVKDARGGVRALVAAGVTVNTVDVAVSGRLPALLAVSGSLLAGGSLASWFLGRYLRRVTRGWGPEQLAQLFAYYESVLHSVREGVVLIDPAGRVVIYNDQAAELLGLEPREAEDDHAATPLLADLPLAPSLKELFESGRTAHDEIHLTHNGVLVVNQRPAVGPGSSTERPRGPLFGTVATIRDRTEIESLGTELESMRTLSDALRAQTHEHANRLHTLVSLMELGRTEEALDFATKDLELSQQLTDDVIGSVQEPVLSALVMGKAAEAHERGVELVVGASGPALSGELAVQDLVTVLGNLLDNAIDAAADAPAPRRVELLVDTASGGLNITVQDSGKGIDPTAVDDVFRYGYSTKAAGPFGRGLGLALVKQAVQRLAGTMTISNSSAGGARFDIALPAAVAANVLPSDTIPASTSPSSTAPSNTATPSLPEEHT; encoded by the coding sequence ATGATCCACCGCTGGAGCATCGCGAGGCGGCTGTTCGTTGCGAACCTGCTGTTCATGCTGGCCCTCACGGCCATTGTCGGGACAGCTGTCTTTGTGGACGCCCGGGACCGTGCCTACGAGGAGGCCGGCCGCCGGATGGGCGCCCTGGCGACGTCCATCGCCGATAACCCGCTGGTCCTGCAGGCCGCCGGCACCGGGAATCCGTCGGCGCAGCTGCAGCCCTACGCGCTGAAGGTCATGGCCGACTCGGGTGCAGACTTCATCACCATCATGGCGCCGGACCGGACGCGGTGGACCCACCCGCTGAACCAGGAGCTAGGCCGCCCCTACATCGGGTCGATCGAGCAGGCACTGCAGGGCCGCGTGTTCACCGAGATCACGGCCGGAACGCTGGGGCCGTCGGTGCGCACGATCGCCCCGGTGAAGGATGCCCGCGGCGGGGTCCGCGCGCTGGTGGCGGCCGGCGTGACCGTCAATACCGTGGACGTGGCCGTGTCCGGCAGGCTGCCGGCGCTGCTGGCTGTATCCGGATCCCTGCTGGCAGGCGGGTCGCTCGCGTCATGGTTTCTTGGCCGCTACCTGCGGCGGGTGACCAGGGGGTGGGGTCCGGAGCAGCTGGCCCAGCTCTTCGCCTACTACGAATCAGTGCTCCATTCGGTCCGGGAAGGTGTTGTGCTGATTGACCCGGCCGGAAGGGTGGTGATCTACAACGACCAGGCGGCGGAACTGCTGGGCCTGGAACCGCGGGAAGCGGAGGACGACCATGCCGCGACCCCCCTGCTCGCCGACCTGCCCCTGGCGCCCAGTCTGAAGGAGCTTTTTGAATCGGGGCGCACGGCCCACGACGAAATCCACCTCACCCATAACGGCGTGCTGGTGGTCAACCAGCGCCCGGCGGTGGGACCAGGATCCTCCACCGAACGGCCGCGGGGACCGTTGTTCGGCACCGTTGCCACCATCCGCGACCGCACGGAGATCGAATCCCTGGGCACGGAGCTGGAGAGCATGCGGACACTTTCCGATGCCCTCCGTGCGCAGACCCACGAGCACGCCAACCGGCTGCACACCTTGGTCTCCCTGATGGAGCTCGGCCGGACCGAGGAGGCCCTGGACTTTGCCACGAAGGACCTGGAGCTGAGCCAGCAGCTGACGGACGACGTGATCGGTTCGGTGCAGGAGCCGGTGCTGAGCGCCCTGGTGATGGGCAAGGCGGCGGAAGCGCACGAGCGCGGCGTGGAGCTGGTGGTCGGGGCATCCGGGCCGGCCCTCAGCGGAGAGCTGGCCGTCCAGGACCTCGTCACGGTCCTGGGCAACCTGCTGGACAATGCCATCGACGCCGCCGCCGACGCGCCGGCCCCCAGGCGGGTGGAACTGCTGGTGGACACAGCAAGCGGCGGCCTGAACATCACAGTCCAGGACTCGGGCAAGGGCATTGATCCAACAGCAGTCGACGACGTGTTCCGCTACGGGTACAGCACCAAGGCGGCCGGGCCTTTCGGACGTGGCCTTGGCCTTGCACTGGTGAAACAGGCCGTCCAGCGCCTGGCCGGTACCATGACCATCAGCAACTCCAGCGCCGGCGGGGCGCGCTTCGACATCGCACTCCCCGCCGCTGTCGCTGCCAATGTACTGCCCTCGGACACCATCCCGGCAAGCACATCGCCGTCAAGCACAGCCCCGTCCAACACGGCCACACCGAGTCTCCCGGAGGAGCACACGTGA
- a CDS encoding response regulator, whose protein sequence is MTDIRVLVVEDEPVAAAAHAAYVGRVDGFALAGTAPDGQSALRMLTEFSAAGSPVELVLLDMNLPDLHGLDIARRMRSAGHFADIIAITAVRELAIVRSAVSIGVVQYLIKPFTYATFADKLESYRQFREQLAGPAAGSAKAAASQSDVDQAFASLRAPSELPLPKGLAPSTLDAVRDFIKEQPGAVSATEVMTALGMSRVTARRYLEYLADAGTVSRTARYGAPGRPENEYRWSRT, encoded by the coding sequence GTGACAGACATCCGAGTCCTCGTCGTCGAGGACGAGCCCGTCGCAGCTGCGGCACACGCCGCCTACGTGGGCAGGGTGGACGGCTTCGCGCTGGCGGGAACGGCTCCGGACGGGCAGTCGGCGCTCCGCATGCTCACCGAGTTCTCCGCGGCCGGCAGCCCGGTGGAGCTGGTTCTGCTGGACATGAACCTGCCGGACCTGCACGGCCTCGACATCGCCCGACGGATGCGCTCCGCCGGGCACTTCGCCGACATCATCGCAATCACAGCCGTTCGGGAACTGGCCATTGTCCGCAGCGCCGTCTCCATCGGCGTCGTGCAGTACCTCATCAAGCCGTTCACGTACGCGACGTTCGCGGACAAACTGGAGAGTTATCGGCAGTTCCGCGAGCAGCTTGCGGGACCGGCGGCGGGATCAGCGAAAGCAGCGGCGTCGCAGAGCGACGTGGACCAGGCGTTTGCCAGCCTGCGGGCGCCGTCGGAGCTTCCGCTGCCGAAGGGCCTGGCCCCATCAACGCTCGACGCCGTCCGCGACTTTATCAAGGAACAGCCCGGTGCCGTCTCGGCCACCGAAGTCATGACGGCCCTGGGAATGTCGAGGGTAACCGCCCGCCGCTACCTTGAGTACCTTGCCGACGCTGGAACCGTCTCCCGCACGGCACGGTACGGCGCACCGGGCCGCCCCGAGAACGAATACCGCTGGTCCCGCACCTGA
- a CDS encoding DUF222 domain-containing protein produces MDNAVVAETLEAIGASALSLAAGLDRVAGLERVAGPGPLPGAVDPLGDLADACLEGLAGVAAMEARLAAVKVHLAAGFAAAEEAMTPPGASAQDRTVRQMSVTAEVACALTVSEGSAGWLLVESAKLTRDLPLTLAALGAGTLSWQHGRIMCDETEGLGPEAAAAFEAHFLDPDAPGYARGCPAGELTPARFRAKARYWRERHHPVSIEKRHHRCVQDRRLEYAPDRDGMAWLSAYLPADQAAGIWNRTTTAARAMQGPAETRTLTQRRVDAAAAWLLGAAPGVGGTAQGDRRIGSELAGPAGSVSAGGSLSADFASAASPSSGSESAGSAGSVSAGSVLVGDVPSPTAQVLVTVPVFSLLGLSGEPATLDGHGPIPPSMARRLVADGATSFLRVLTDPRDGAPLEIGRTSYRLTKPMRQWLRLRDAKCTFPNCNNHSLDNDADHILAWADGGGTGVTNLGQPCPKHHRLKHSTAWQPVGATRDAPPGWISPSGRSYPAEYQDWEPPTWPEPPPGQDWQELPPGQDWPEPPRGRDSTGSAPAQDWPEPPDWLEPPDRPDDLDPPLPLDPWPYWSSPTAA; encoded by the coding sequence ATGGATAACGCAGTAGTTGCCGAGACGTTGGAGGCCATCGGTGCCTCTGCTCTTTCGCTGGCTGCTGGGCTGGACCGGGTGGCTGGGCTGGAGCGGGTGGCTGGTCCGGGTCCGCTGCCTGGTGCGGTGGATCCTTTGGGGGATCTGGCGGATGCGTGCCTGGAGGGTCTGGCCGGTGTGGCTGCGATGGAGGCACGGCTGGCGGCGGTGAAGGTGCACCTCGCCGCCGGGTTCGCCGCGGCGGAGGAGGCCATGACTCCACCGGGCGCGTCCGCGCAGGACCGCACCGTCCGGCAGATGTCGGTGACCGCTGAGGTGGCGTGTGCGCTGACCGTCAGCGAAGGGTCGGCGGGATGGTTGCTGGTCGAATCCGCCAAACTCACCCGGGATCTGCCGTTGACGCTGGCCGCGCTCGGGGCAGGGACGCTGTCGTGGCAGCACGGGCGGATCATGTGCGACGAGACCGAGGGGCTGGGCCCGGAAGCGGCGGCGGCGTTTGAGGCGCATTTTTTGGACCCGGACGCGCCGGGGTATGCGCGGGGTTGCCCGGCGGGGGAGCTGACGCCGGCGAGGTTCCGGGCGAAGGCGCGGTATTGGCGGGAACGGCATCATCCGGTCAGCATCGAAAAGCGCCACCACAGGTGTGTGCAGGACCGGCGGCTGGAGTATGCCCCGGACCGGGACGGCATGGCCTGGCTCTCGGCGTATCTGCCCGCGGACCAGGCGGCCGGGATCTGGAACCGCACCACCACCGCCGCCCGTGCCATGCAGGGCCCGGCCGAAACCCGCACCCTGACCCAGCGCCGGGTCGATGCTGCCGCTGCATGGCTGCTCGGCGCAGCACCGGGAGTGGGCGGCACTGCTCAAGGGGACCGGCGCATAGGGTCGGAGCTGGCCGGTCCTGCAGGGTCTGTGTCGGCAGGTGGATCACTTTCCGCAGATTTCGCGTCCGCGGCTTCCCCGTCCAGTGGATCCGAGTCGGCCGGGTCTGCAGGGTCGGTATCGGCTGGTTCCGTTTTGGTCGGTGATGTGCCGTCCCCGACGGCGCAGGTCCTGGTCACGGTTCCGGTGTTTTCGCTGCTCGGCCTGTCCGGGGAACCGGCCACACTCGACGGGCACGGGCCGATCCCGCCATCCATGGCCCGCCGGCTCGTCGCCGACGGCGCAACCTCATTCCTCCGGGTCCTCACCGACCCGCGTGACGGTGCACCCTTGGAGATCGGGCGCACCAGCTACCGGCTGACCAAACCGATGCGCCAATGGCTGCGGCTCCGCGACGCCAAATGCACATTTCCCAACTGCAATAACCACTCCCTGGACAACGACGCCGACCACATCCTCGCCTGGGCCGACGGCGGCGGCACCGGCGTCACCAACCTCGGCCAGCCCTGCCCGAAACACCACAGGCTGAAACACTCGACAGCGTGGCAGCCGGTCGGCGCCACCCGGGACGCCCCACCGGGCTGGATCTCACCGTCGGGCCGGTCCTACCCGGCCGAATACCAGGACTGGGAACCACCAACCTGGCCAGAACCACCGCCCGGCCAAGATTGGCAGGAGCTGCCACCCGGCCAAGACTGGCCGGAGCCACCACGCGGCCGAGACTCGACCGGATCAGCACCTGCTCAGGACTGGCCGGAGCCGCCGGACTGGCTGGAGCCGCCGGACAGGCCCGACGACCTGGATCCGCCGCTGCCTTTGGATCCGTGGCCCTACTGGTCCTCACCCACGGCTGCCTGA
- a CDS encoding GntR family transcriptional regulator, which translates to MRASDRAYAALRDDIIEWRLLPGTVLAEVEQSARLGVSRTPLREALSRLTAEGLTAAGGRGVVVTDISLDDIDELFELRETLEGKAAALAAQRGDAAVFRKLQEELLDAPALLNSPDPVRHDYYELVGRLDAAIDAAISNSYLAQAMRSLRVHLVRVRRLAADDQARLTAAAAEHAAIAEAIAAGNPRLAEAATTVHLHRSLSHVKAVHTSAQKESHG; encoded by the coding sequence ATGCGTGCCAGCGACAGGGCCTATGCTGCATTACGCGATGACATCATCGAGTGGCGGCTCCTGCCCGGCACTGTACTCGCCGAAGTGGAGCAGTCCGCCCGCCTCGGTGTCTCAAGGACCCCCCTGCGCGAGGCCCTGAGCCGCCTGACGGCAGAGGGGTTGACGGCGGCGGGCGGCCGCGGCGTCGTGGTCACCGATATCTCCCTGGACGACATCGACGAGCTGTTTGAGCTCCGCGAAACCCTCGAGGGGAAGGCTGCCGCGCTGGCAGCCCAGCGCGGCGATGCCGCCGTCTTCCGGAAGCTGCAGGAAGAACTGCTGGACGCGCCAGCGCTTCTGAACTCCCCTGACCCTGTACGGCACGACTACTACGAGCTCGTCGGCCGCCTGGATGCCGCCATTGACGCGGCGATCTCCAACTCCTACCTGGCGCAGGCCATGCGAAGCCTGCGCGTCCACCTGGTCCGGGTCCGCAGGCTGGCCGCTGACGATCAGGCCCGGCTCACGGCCGCCGCAGCGGAACATGCTGCAATCGCCGAAGCGATAGCGGCCGGCAACCCCCGGCTGGCCGAAGCGGCCACCACCGTCCACCTGCACCGCAGCCTTTCCCACGTTAAAGCCGTCCACACATCCGCCCAGAAGGAGTCACATGGTTAA
- a CDS encoding MmgE/PrpD family protein, whose amino-acid sequence MVKEHHVRVYKSEENLPREQQLAHKIAVVAADPVEVTPDVTDMVINRIIDNASVAIASLNRAPIVAARAQALTHGPSSGGKGAKVFGIGERVSPEWAAWANGVAVRELDYHDTFLAADYSHPGDNIPPILAVAQHVGSSGRDLIRGIATGYEIQVNLVKAICLHKHKIDHVAHLGPSAAAGIGTLLGLDVETIFQSVGQALHTTTATRQSRKGEISTWKAHAPAFAGKMAVEAVDRSMRGQTSPVPIYEGEDGVIAWLLDGPDASYMVPLPTPGEAKRAILDTYTKEHSAEYQAQAWIDLARKLNREHPEATDPANVKSVLIKTSHHTHYVIGSGANDPQKYDPTASRETLDHSIPYIFTVALQDGAWHHVDSYSPDRAARPDTVKLWQKVSTVEDPEWTRRYHSLDISEKAFGGSVEITLTDGTVIRDEIAVADAHPLGARPFTREQYVNKFRTLAAGLVTEDEIERFLAAVERLPELAAGELDQLNITAASGVIDFSAAPKGLF is encoded by the coding sequence ATGGTTAAGGAACACCACGTCCGCGTCTATAAGAGCGAGGAAAACCTCCCGCGCGAACAGCAGCTCGCCCATAAGATCGCCGTGGTCGCCGCAGACCCGGTGGAGGTAACGCCCGACGTCACGGACATGGTCATCAACCGCATCATCGACAACGCCTCCGTGGCGATCGCGTCGCTGAACCGGGCCCCGATCGTCGCGGCCCGGGCACAGGCCCTCACGCATGGCCCGTCCAGCGGCGGCAAGGGGGCCAAGGTCTTCGGCATCGGCGAGCGGGTCTCCCCGGAGTGGGCGGCATGGGCCAACGGTGTGGCGGTCCGTGAACTGGATTACCACGACACCTTCCTGGCCGCGGACTACTCGCACCCCGGAGACAACATTCCCCCGATCCTCGCCGTCGCCCAGCACGTCGGTTCCAGCGGCAGGGACCTGATCCGCGGCATCGCCACCGGCTACGAAATCCAGGTAAACCTGGTGAAGGCGATCTGCCTGCACAAGCACAAGATCGACCACGTCGCCCACCTTGGCCCCTCCGCGGCCGCCGGCATCGGCACACTCCTTGGCCTCGATGTCGAAACGATCTTCCAGTCCGTCGGACAGGCCCTGCACACGACCACCGCCACCCGGCAGTCCCGCAAGGGCGAGATCTCCACCTGGAAGGCGCACGCGCCGGCGTTTGCCGGGAAGATGGCGGTCGAGGCGGTGGACAGGTCCATGCGCGGCCAGACCTCCCCCGTTCCCATCTATGAAGGCGAGGACGGCGTGATCGCCTGGCTGCTGGACGGCCCGGACGCCTCCTACATGGTTCCGCTCCCCACGCCCGGTGAGGCCAAGCGCGCCATCCTGGACACTTACACCAAGGAACACTCCGCCGAATACCAGGCCCAGGCCTGGATCGACCTCGCCCGCAAGCTGAACCGGGAGCACCCGGAGGCGACCGATCCGGCGAACGTGAAGTCCGTCCTGATCAAGACCAGCCACCACACCCACTACGTGATCGGCTCGGGCGCCAACGACCCGCAGAAATATGATCCGACGGCCAGCCGGGAGACCCTGGACCACTCCATCCCCTACATCTTCACCGTCGCGCTGCAGGACGGGGCCTGGCACCACGTGGACTCCTACTCCCCCGACCGCGCAGCAAGGCCCGACACGGTGAAGCTGTGGCAGAAGGTCTCCACGGTGGAGGACCCGGAATGGACCCGCCGCTACCACTCCCTGGACATCTCCGAGAAGGCCTTCGGCGGGTCCGTGGAAATCACCCTCACCGACGGCACCGTCATCCGGGACGAGATCGCCGTCGCCGACGCCCACCCCCTCGGCGCCCGCCCGTTCACCCGCGAGCAGTACGTCAACAAGTTCCGCACCCTGGCCGCCGGGCTGGTAACGGAGGATGAAATCGAAAGGTTCCTTGCCGCCGTCGAACGCCTCCCCGAACTGGCCGCAGGCGAGCTGGACCAGCTGAACATCACCGCGGCGTCGGGCGTCATCGATTTCAGCGCCGCGCCCAAGGGGCTGTTCTAG
- the prpB gene encoding methylisocitrate lyase, whose translation MLYSTATPEHKRLKLREILASGTIQQFPGAFNPLSARLIEEKGFAGVYISGAVLANDLGLPDIGLTTLTEVATRAGQIARMTGLPSIVDADTGFGEPMNVARSVQELENAGLAGCHIEDQFNPKRCGHLDGKNVVDLDTATKRIRAAADARRDPNFLIMARTDIRAVEGLQAAKDRAKALVEAGADAIFPEAMASLEEFQAIRDAVDVPILANMTEFGKSDLFTVDQLQNVGVNMVIYPVTLLRSAMGAAERTLDSIKADGTQEAQVGSMLTRARLYDLVDYEAYNRFDTGVFNFRIPGTD comes from the coding sequence ATGCTGTACTCCACCGCAACCCCGGAACACAAACGCCTCAAGCTGCGGGAGATCCTGGCCTCCGGCACCATCCAGCAGTTCCCCGGGGCGTTCAACCCGCTCTCCGCCCGGCTGATCGAGGAGAAGGGCTTCGCCGGGGTCTACATCTCCGGCGCCGTCCTGGCCAATGACCTTGGCCTGCCGGACATCGGCCTGACCACCCTCACCGAGGTGGCCACAAGGGCCGGACAGATCGCCCGGATGACCGGCCTGCCCTCCATCGTGGACGCCGACACAGGCTTCGGCGAACCCATGAACGTGGCCCGCAGCGTCCAGGAACTCGAAAACGCCGGGCTCGCCGGCTGCCACATCGAGGACCAGTTCAACCCCAAACGCTGCGGCCACCTCGACGGCAAAAACGTCGTGGACCTGGACACCGCCACCAAGCGGATCAGGGCCGCGGCCGACGCGAGGAGGGACCCGAACTTCCTCATCATGGCCCGCACCGACATCCGCGCGGTCGAAGGCCTCCAAGCAGCAAAAGACCGGGCAAAGGCCCTCGTCGAAGCCGGTGCCGATGCGATCTTCCCGGAAGCCATGGCCTCACTGGAGGAATTCCAGGCCATCCGGGACGCCGTGGACGTGCCGATCCTGGCCAACATGACCGAGTTCGGCAAGAGCGACCTCTTTACCGTCGACCAGCTGCAGAATGTGGGCGTGAACATGGTGATATATCCGGTGACCCTGCTCCGTAGTGCCATGGGGGCAGCGGAGCGTACGCTGGACTCAATTAAGGCCGACGGAACGCAGGAGGCACAGGTAGGAAGCATGCTGACGCGCGCGCGGCTGTACGACCTGGTGGATTACGAGGCCTACAACCGCTTTGACACCGGCGTCTTCAACTTCCGGATCCCCGGAACAGACTGA